The nucleotide sequence CGCGGCCGGTCGGGCCGCCTGGGCGACCCCGGCTCCTCCCGCTTCTACCTGTCTCTCGAAGACGACCTGATGCGCCTGTTCGGCGCGGACAATATCTCCGGCATCCTTGACCGCCTGGGCATGGACGACAGCATCCCCATCGAGCACTCCCTGGTGACGCGGTCCATCGAGACGGCCCAGAAACGGGTCGAGGCCCGGAACTTCGACATCCGGAAGCACGTCCTGGAATACGACGACGTCATGAACATGCAGCGCGAGGTGATCTACGAGCAGCGCAAGCAGGTCCTGCGCGGGGAGAACCTCAGGCAGAACATCGCGACCATGCTCGACTCGCTGGTCGACGGGGTCATCGACACCTATGCCGACCCCAAGGTCCACCCGGAGGACTGGGACCTCGGGGCGATGCTCGAGTACGTCGAGGCCAACATCCTCCCCGGCAAGCTCCTAAAGGCCGACGAGCTCCAGGGGATGAGCCGCGACGAGATTAAGGAAGCCATCCTCGAGGCGGCGAACCGCCTGTATGACGAGAAGGAGCGGCAGATCGGCCCGGAGACCATGCGCGACCTCGAGAAGTACATCATGCTCAGGGTGGTCGACCAGAAGTGGATGGACCACCTCGACGCCATGGACGACCTCCGCGAGGGGATCAACCTGAGGGCATACGCCCAGAAGGATCCGCTCGTCGAGTATAAGATCGAGGCTTACGACATGTTCCATGGAATGATCCGGTCGATCCAGGAAGACGTGGTCCGCTACATCTTCCGGGTCAACGTCGTCCAGAAGCCGCAACAACGTCGGCAGATCACCCTCAGCGCCGGCGGGTCTGAAGCGGGTTCGGCGGCGATTAAGAAGGCCGCCGCGGCCAGCGGTGCCCCGGCCGACGCCCCACGGGCGGCCGAGGCCGGAGCCGAGGGGCCGCAGCAGCCCATCGTCGTCGGCAAGAAGCCGGGCCGCAACGACCCGTGCCCCTGCGGCAGCGGCAAGAAGTACAAGAAGTGCTGTGGGAAAGACGCTTGAGCGACAGCCCAACGCCCCCAACGACAGAACGAGGTGATGATTCCGGTGCCTTACGAAGACATTGACCGCATGCTGGCCGAGAGCGGCCGGAAGATCGAAGAATTGAGGGATTCACTTTGATCTCCCGGACAAAGAGAAACAGATAGGCGAGCTCGAGACCCAGGCCGGGCAGCCCAACTTCTGGAGCGATCAGGAATCGGCCCAGAAAGTGGTGGCCAGGCTCAGCCGCCTCCGGGAGCACGTGGACAGAGTCCACGGTCTGGCCAAGCGGCATGAGGACCTGGCGATCCTGGCCGAGCTGGGCCGGGAGGAGCAGGACGCGGCCATCGAGGCCGACCTGCAGAAGGACGCCGAGGCCCTCCGCGAGGCGGTCAATCGGGCCGAGGTGGCCACCCTGCTGAGTGGCAAGTACGCCGCCAACGACGCCATCGTCTCCCTCCACGCCGGGGCCGGCGGAACCGAGTCGCAGGACTGGGTGGAGATGCTCCTCCGGATGTACACCCGCTGGGCCGAGCGCCACGGGTACGACGTGAAGATCGTCGACATCCTCCCCGGCGAAGAGGCCGGGATCAAGAGCGTCACCTTCGTCGTCTCGGGCGACAACGCCTATGGCTACCTGCGGGCCGAGAAAGGCGTCCACCGCCTGGTGCGGATCTCGCCCTTCGACTCGTCCGGCCGGCGCCACACCTCCTTCGCCTCCCTCGACGCCATCCCGGAGATCGAGGACGACGGGGACATCGAGATCCGGCCCGAAGACCTGAAGGTCGACACCTTCCGCTCGGGCGGCAAGGGCGGGCAGAACGTCAACAAGGTCGAGACAGCCGTCCGCATCACCCATCTCCCGAGCGGGTTCATCGTCGCCTGCCAGACCGAGCGTTCACAGCTCTCCAACAAGGAGACCGCCCTCCGGATGCTCCGCTCCAAGCTCGTCGAGGCGAAGGAGGAGCAGCAGGCCAAGGAACTGGCCTCGATCCGCGGGGTGCAGACCGAGATCGCCTGGGGGAACCAGATCCGTTCCTACGTGTTCCAGCCCTACACGCTGGTCAAGGACCACCGGACGGCGGTCGAGATCGGCAACGTGCAGGCGGTCATGGATGGGGGGATCGACCCCTTCATCTACGCCTACCTTCAGAAGACGACCAAGGCTGGTTCACCGGCCTAGCCTATCGGTCCTGGACCATTCGAGACGGCCCTGATGAGATCGCCCCGACGAGGATGGAGCGGGAGGTGCCTTCCCATGAGAAGGATCATTGTCCTCACGGTGGTCTTCTTTCTCGCCCTGGCCCTCGTGACCGAATTGGTCCTGCCCTCGGTCATCGCCCGGGGGGTGGCCGGCGGGCTGCGCTCGGCCCTCGGTCCGGGTGACTTCAAGGTACAGCTCAAGGCCTACCCGTCCCTGAAGATGCTGACCGGAAGGTTCGACCAGATCACCATCGAGAGCACCAACGTCCAATCGGCCGGACTGGTCATCGACCAGCTGACGGCGACCATTTCCCAGGTCCAGGTGAACCTGCGCGACTTCCTGGCCAAGAAGATCACCGTCAATCGCGGTTCCAGCGTGGATGTGAAGCTGACGATCAGCGAGAAGAACCTCAAGCAGTACGTGATGGCCGACGTCAAGGGGGTCAAGGACCCGCGTCTGGTGATCGAACCCGGCAAGGTGGTCGCCGGCGGCTATCTGACCTTTGGCGGCAAGGACTACTTCGTCGTCAGCGAGGGCCGCTTCGTCGTCAAGGACGGGGGCAAGATCGGGCTCGAGTTGTTCAAGCTCGCCATCGACGACCAGGAACTCCCGGCCGGCCTGATCAGCAAGGTGATGCAGCTCATCGGCGGCCCGGACCTGTTCATCGACATGTACAAGTTCCCCATCCCGCTCGAGGCCAAAGAGGTCCAGATGAACCAGGGCAACCTGGTCATCGTCGCCCGCGGCATCGGTCGCTAGCTCGGGGGCCTGGGCGGGCCCGCGGTGCGCCCATCATCCGATAGTGAGGAGAGAGCGCCTTGATCCAAAGTCGCGTCAGACCTGTCGCCCTGACCCTCCTGGCCGTGGCCCTCGCCGTGACCCTGCTCTTCGGGGGCTTCGCCCTTGGCCGCCGAGCCCAGGCTCAGGGCGTCGGAGCCCAGCCCGGGACGGCCGATGACCCGGTGGTCACCAAGAGCTACGTCGATCAGTTCGTCGGGCTGCAGGTGGTGAGCGTGCCGGCGGGGCAGCAACTCATCGCCGACGCCGGAGCGGAGATCATCCTCCGGGCCGGGAAGGCCACGGCCATCGCCACTTCCGGCGGGGTGGCCGACCTCACCGCCGGCAAGGACCTGAAGCTCGGCGAGGCCATCGTGGCCAACCACCTCCTCCTCATCCCGCGGTCGGACGGCCGCGGCCTCAAGGCCGTGAACGACCTGGTCCTGATGGTCCGGGGGACGTTCGTGATCAAGTAAGGCGCAAGAAGTAAAGCGGCGGGTCAAGCCGTGAGTCAAGCGGCGGGCACAACGAGGCCCGCCGCTTTATTTGTCTACCGCGCACCCGCCCCGCGGGCCCGGCCCGAGGCCCGCGCGTCCCGCCCGGCGACCAAGCTCCACAGCCATGCCCGAAAGGGTTTTCCCAGCGGGTGGTAGAATAGGAGGAAGGACCTGACGCCGGAGGCTCACCAAATGCCCTCTAACTGGCTTTCCAAACGCTTCTCCGCCATCCTGCTGGCCGTCGCCGTGGCTGCGTCGATAATCGCCTCAGGGGTTGCCGTCTACCGGCGCCAGGCGGCTGTTTCTTGGTCCCCCTCGGTCGACCTGGCCGTCGACTACGACGAGGTCCTGCGCTCGGCCAACGCCCTCAACTTCGACCCGGTCGGCCTGCTCAAGGAACTGCGGGCGGCCGGGTTGACGTCGCTCATCATCCACGAGCGGACCCTTCAGGAGGTCAAGGACTATGGCGAAGCCGGGGTCCTGGACGGCTCGGAGCTGGCCAACCAGGCCTTGGTCGGCCGAGGCGACGGCCTCTACGAAGCCCTCAAGGCGAGCGGCCTCCATGACCCGTGGTCGACCTACGTCATCACCCCCCAGCCGGGCCTGGCCGAGAGCGTGCAGGCCGCCGTGGCCCGGCGTCTCGGGCAGGCGCGAACCGGCTGGTTCCAGTTCGGCGAGGCCCGCGTGGTCATCATCAAGGGGGTCACCCGTGAGGAGGGTCCCTCCGACCCGAGGACCGGGCGGGCCACGGTGAGCCTGACCACCCTCGCCGGCTACTGGCCGACCGACTTCGCTGCGGCCCGGGTCGCCGGCTTGAGGGTCATCCCCGTCCTGGCCAACGACGGGCGTCCCGGGCCGGTCGGCATCGAGCGGATCATCACCCAGATCGAGACAGCGGTCAGCGGGCGGCCGGCGACCGTCGTCCTGTTCAATGAAGATGAAGCCCTGGGCTATCCCGGTGGGCTGGCGGCCACCACCGCCCGCCTGAAGAACCTGGGCTGGGCCGTCGGCGTGGTCCGCGGTCAGCGGCCGGCGGGCCTGGGCGAAATCGTCCACGCGATGGATTACCGCGCCGTCAAGGCGGCCGCCGTCACCCCCGACGCCCGTCCCGAGGACAACCTCCTGGCCGCCAAGGACCGTGCCTACCGCCTCCTGATCATTTCGCCCTTCATGTACCCGAGCGCCGACGCGCCGACCATGCGCCGTCTGGCCGCCGACTTCACCGCCTCCCTCCGCGACGGGCTCGCCCGCTCGGGCCTCAGCCCCGGGGCGGCCGCCCCCATCCATCCCTTTGCCCTGCCCCGCGGTCCGGCCTTCCTGATCGGCTGGGGCGTCCTCGCGGCGGCCTGGGCCGTCTTCGAGGAGCTGATCCATGGGGCTGCTCGCCTCCGGTGGCCGTGGCTGATCGCGAGCGGGCTGGCGGCCGGGGCGGCGACCTACGCCGGACTGCCGGCCCTGTGGCTCGAACTCCTGGCCCTGGTGGCGGCCGTAGTCTACTCGGCCTGGGGCGTCCTGATCTTGCTCCGGGCCATCCTTGAACGGCGGTTCCGACCCGGCTTCGGCAGCGCCCTGGGCCAAGCGACGACGATCACCGCCCTGTCGATCGCCGGCGGGACGGTCGTCACCGCCCTCCTGGCTTCCCCGGCCTACATTCTCGAACTGTCCCTCTTCCGCGGGGTGAAGTTCGCCTTCGTCCTTCCTCTCCTCTTGGTGGCCCTGGCCTTCTTGGCCGAGACGGCCGGCGAAGGGCGAGCCATCCAACGGGCCGTCGAGGCCGTCGAGCACCCGCTGTCCTTCGGCGATGCCCTCTGGCTGGGTCTGGCCGGCCTGTTCGGCCTGGTCTACTTGGGGCGGAGCGGCAACTTCCCAGCCCTGCCGGTGACCCGGGCCGAGAGCCGCCTGCGGGTCCTGCTCGACCGGCTCCTCGAGGCCCGGCCGCGGACCAAGGAGTTCCTAATCGGCCAGCCGGCCACCGTCCTCCTGGGCTTCCGACCGTGGGCCAACCAGGCCGTCATCCTCGCCCTTTCCCTCCTGGCCGTGGTCGGCCAGGTCTCGGTGGTCAACTCCTTCGCCCATCTGCACACCCCGTATCCCTTGTCCCTCATCCGCAGTTTGAATGGATTGATCCTGGGCCTCATCACCGGGCTGGTCCTGGCCGCGGCGGTCGGCCTGTTCGTCGGACCCCGGGGGACCGGGGTCCGCGGAGGGAGTGAGCCCTCTTGACGTCTACCTCGAAAACCTGGCGGAACCTACGTCTGGCGGCCTCGGCCCTGATCGTCCTCGGCCTTCTGGCCGCCGGCTACCAGTTGGCCGAAAGGATGGCCGTCGAACGTCAGAACCGCACGGTCGAGTTGATCATGGACTACGACGAGATCCAGAACCTCGCCCGCACCGAGGGTTACGCGATCGAGCCGCTCCTCGTCGACCTTAGGGCGAGCGGCCTCGGGACCATCGCCATCCCCGAGGACACCATCGAGCGACTGCGCAACGATGGACGGTTGGGCTACTGGCCCGGCGGCCAGTTGGCGGCGATGGCTCTGACCGAAGGGCAGGCTGACCCGGTCCTCTCGGAGATGGCCGCGCAAGGGCGATTGCGCGGGGAATACACCTACGTCCTTTCCTCGGACCCGGCGACCATCGACCGCGTGGCGACCGAGTTGCGCCGTCGCGTCGCTCCCGACGTAACTACCTCAATCGACCTGGGAGCTGGTCGGACCATGCTCGAAGTGCGCCGGCAAGTGGCGGCGGCGGAAGTGATCGGCCTCGGCCCCCGGTCGGAGGAGTACAAGTACCTTGCTTCCCTCGGCTTCCGGACCGCCCCCCGCCTGGCCAACTACCCCGGGGCCACTTCTCAGGACATCGAGCGTGAGCTGGCCGCCCTGGCCAAGGACGGCCGAGCCGGCACGGTCATTTTCGCCGGGAAAGAGGTCCTGGGTTACCCGAACAATCTCGAGGCCACCGCCCGCGGGCTGACCGCGAACCGCCTGACCCTCGGCCTCATCGAGACCCCGGTCCAGCTGTCCCTGGTCCCGCAGGCCGGCCTGTCCGACCTGACCAAACTGGTGAGCTACCGCGCTGCCCGCGTCTACGCCATCTCCCGCAAGGAACTGGACAAGATCACCCCCGCCGAGATGCAGGACCGGTGGGTCCGTTCGGCCAAAGAGCGGAACATCCGGGTGATGTACCTGCGGCCGTTCCTCAAGACCCCCGGGGACCTTCGGAAGATCAACCTCGATCACGTCCGGCTGACCAAAGAGGGTCTGGTCCAGAGCGACTATCGCGTCGGGCCGGCCGCCGGATTGGCCGAAATCCACGTCCCGCGGTGGGTTGCGGCCCTCATCGTCACCGGCGTCGCCGCCGGCGGTTGGCTGCTCCTCCTCGACATCGTCGCCCTGCGGGCCCGGACCGGCCTGGCTCTCTTGCTCCTGGCCGTGCTCGGCGCCCTCTTTGCCGACCTCGTCTTCCCCGGGGCCCGCGGCGGCGGGCTCGGGATCCAGGCCATGGCCCTGGCCAGTGCGCTCATCTTCCCGACCGTCGGGACGGCCTACCCGTTGAAGCGCTGGTCGCGCTATCGTGGTAACCTCCCCCTGACCACGACGCTCGGCGTGGCCACCCTGTCGCTGCTCACGGCCACGGCCATTTCTCTGGCCGGCGCCGTCTTCATCGGGGCCCTCCTCGGCGATATCCGCTACCTCCTCGAATTCGAGTACTTTCGCGGGGTGAAGTTGGTCCATATCGTCCCGATGTTCCTCCTGTCCCTGATCTATCTGGCTTACCACGGCGCCGGGGCGACCCAGCCACCGAGGCGGCGCCGCCCCGACGTTTCCGGCCCGCCGCGCGACGTCATCGTCGAGGCGGCTCATTTCCTTCGGACCCAGGTCCGGGCCAAGCACGTCGTCATCCTTCTCCTGGCGGCGGTGGCCGGCTACATCTACATCGGTCGGACCGGCAACACCTCCGGCCTCGCCGTCAGCTCGTTCGAGCTGAACCTCCGCTCCGGGCTGGAACGCCTTCTGGTGGCCAGGCCGCGGACGAAGGAGTTCCTCATCGGCCACCCGGCCATGATCCTGGCCGCCTGGGCCGCCCTTCGCGGCTACCGTCCCTTGGTTTACCTTCTCATCCTGGCCGGGAGCATCGGCCAGGTGTCGGCGGTGAACTCCTTCGAGCACCTGCGGACGCCCTTCGCCCTGTCCCTCTTCCGTGGAATGAACGGTCTCGTCCTTGGGTACGCCATTGGTGTGGTCGCCCTCTTTGTCATCGACCCCCTGGCCGGCTGGCTCCGAGACCGACTCGGAGGTGGCCGTGGTGCCTAAAGTGGTGATCTCGGGGTACTACGGCTTCGGCAACGCCGGCGACGAGGCCATGCTGACGGCCATCATCGGGGCCCTTCGGCGGCACGGGGACTACGAGTTCGTGGTCCTTTCCGGCGACCCCGAAAGGTCCGCTTCCGAGCACGGCGTCCGCGGTGTCGGCCGGACCGACCTGCCAGCCATTTACCGCGAATTGAGGGGGGCCGAGGCCCTGATCAGCGGCGGCGGCAGCCTCTTGCAGGACGTCACCAGCCAGTTCACCGTGCCTTACTATCTGGGCCTGATCTACTTGGCCAAAGCCCTCGGCCGGAAGGTCGTCGTCTACGGGCAGGGGATCGGCCCTCTCTACTCGACCGGCGCCCGCTGGCTGACCCGGACCATCCTCAACCGGTGCGACCTGATTACCGTCCGTGACGACGCCTCCGCCAATGAGCTGGACCGCCTCGGGGTGAAAAGGCCGCCCATCCACGTCACCGCCGACCCCGTCCTGAGCTTGGCCCGGTCCGGCGCCAGGGACGGACAGATGATCCTGCGGGAGGCCCAGGCCCCGGCCGATGGGCCGCTGATCGGCCTGTCCCCCAGGGAGTGGCTGGGTCGCGCCGACTACAAGGCCGTCTTGGCCAAGGCCGCCGATCACCTGGCCGAGCAGACCGGGGCCAAGATCGTTCTCATCCCCATGCAGCACCCCGAGGATTGGCGGGTCTGCCGGCAGATCCGGGAGCAGATGCGTCGCCCGGCGGCGGTCCTCGAGCGGCATTACGGCGTGGAAGAGCTCCTGGCCGTCTACTCCCGCCTCGACCTCGTCATCGGGATGCGGCTTCACGCCTTGATCTTCGCCGCCCTGGCCGGGACGCCGATGGTCGGTCTGAGTTATGATCCCAAGGTTGATGCCTTCCTCCGGACGCTCGGGCAGGAGCCGGTGGGGACCACTGAGGACCTGCGACTGAGTGAGGTCATCAGCCGTCTGGATCGCGCCTGGGCCGACCGGGTGGCGTCCGGCGAGGAGATCCGTGAACGCTTGCGGGGACTCCGCGAACGGGCCGAGGACAGCGCGGTGTTGACCTCCCGGGTGATCATCGGACGCGCGTCGTCCGGAGGTGTCCGAGATGACTGAGGGGCGGGACAAGGCCCGCGACCGGGTGGATATCCTCGGCGTCTTCATCGACCGGGTCGACCTCGATGGGGCGGCCGCCCTGGTCCGCGGGATGGTCGAGGAACACCGGGCGGCCCGTGACGTGGCCGGGTGCGACGCCGCCGGGCGCGAACCCGGGGGCCGGATGATCGTCACCCCGAACGCCGAGGTCATCTATTCCGCTCGGCAAGATCCAGCCCTGGCCCATATCCTGAACCGGGCCGACCTGGCCGTGGCCGACGGTTCAGGGGTCGTCCTGGCCTCGCGGATCCTGGGTCGGCCGCTGCCCGAGCGGGTGGCCGGTTATGACTTGTTGCTAAAGCTGTTCACGACCGGCGCCGAGGCCGGCTGGCGGGTCTTCCTCTTCGGTACCTATCCGGAGACCGTCGCCGAAGCGGCCCGCCGCCTACCCGGCGACTATCCCGGCCTGATCGTGGCCGGCTTTCACGACGGATACTTCGGGCCGGCCGACGAAGCCGGGATCATCGAGCAGATCAGGGGCAGCCGGGCCGACCTGCTGGTGACCGCCCTGGGCGCGCCGAAGCAAGAACGATGGTTGGCCGCCCACCTGGGCGAGACCGGGGTGGGGGTGGGGATCGGCGTCGGCGGGTCCCTTGACGTCCTGGCCGGGAGGGCTCGCCGGGCGCCCCCGACCTTCCGACGGCTTCACGTCGAGTGGCTCTATCGCTTGGTCCGCGAACCCAAGCGGGCCCGTCGAATTCTCGGCTCCCTGCCGCGCTTCGCCTGGGCCGTGCTGGCCGAACGCGGCCGGCCGCGATCGCCCGCGCGCCCCTGATGACCAGCAAAGGCCAATCGCAAGGGGCCCATCGTCTCCAGTAAGGGAGGTCGCCTAAGACGACAGACTATCGTCAGCTAGAGGAACAAGCCAGGGCCACCCGACGGCACATCATCGAGATGACCGCGGCGGCCAAGTCCGGCCACCCGGGAGGATCCCTCTCCGCCGCGGACATCCTCACCGCGCTCTACTTCGGGGTCCTCCGAATCGATCCCCAACGGCCCAAATGGCCCGATCGGGACCGGTTCGTCCTCTCCAAGGGGCACGCCGCCCCGGCCCTCTACGCCACCCTGGCCGAGCGGGGCTACTTCCCGGTCGAAGAGTTGAAAACGCTCCGCCGCATCCACTCTCACCTTCAGGGCCATCCGGACATGCGCAAGACGGCCGGGGTCGACGCCTCCACCGGATCCCTCGGGCAGGGGCTGTCCATCGCCAACGGCATGGCCCTCGGTGGCAAGCTGGACAACCGCGACTTCCGCGTCTACGCGGTCCTCGGCGACGGGGAATGCGAGGAAGGTCAGATCTGGGAAGCAGCCATGGCTGCCGCCCATTACAAGCTCGACAACCTGACCGCTTTCCTCGACCACAACGGGCTGCAGATCGACGGCCCGATCGAAGCGGTCCTTTCGCCGGAACCGCTGGCCGAGAAGTGGCGGGCCTTCGGCTGGCACGTCATCGAGATCGACGGCCACGATTTCGGGCAGATCCTCAAGGCCGTCGAAGAGGCCAAGCAGACGTCCGGCCGACCGACGATGATCGTCGCCCGGACGGTCAAGGGCAAGGGTTGCTCGTTCATGGAGAACGAGGCCGACTGGCACGGCAAGGCGCCCTCTCCGGAACAGGCCGAGAAGGCGCTCGTTGAACTGCGCGAGACGGCCAAGGGGCCGGCGAGCGGGCCGGCGAAGGGAGGGGCCGGTCAGTGAAGGCCCTCGTCACTCTCGATTCCCAGGCCAAGAAGACGGCAACCCGCGATGCCTACGGGGAGGTCCTGTCCGAGCTCGGGCGGGAGAACCCCGACGTGGTCGTCCTGGACGCCGACCTCTCCAAGTCCACTAAGACGGCCGTCTTCGGCAAGGCCTTCCCGGGTCGCTTTTTCAACATGGGCATCGCCGAGGCCGACCTGATGGCCACGGCGGCCGGCCTGGCGACGGTGGGCAAGATCCCCTTCGCCAGCACCTTCGCCGTCTTCGCCACGGGGCGGGCCTTCGACCAAGTCCGCAACTCCATCTGCTACCCGCGGCTGAACGTCAAGATCGGGGCCAGCCACGCCGGCCTCACCGTCGGCGAGGACGGGGGTTCCCACCAGTCGGTCGAGGACATCGCCCTGATGCGCGTCCTGCCGAACATGACCGTCATCGTCCCGGCCGACGCCGCCGAGACGAAGGCCGCCGTCCGCGCGGCCGCGGCCCTCGATGGCCCGGTCTATCTGCGCTTCGGCCGGGTCGGGGTGCCCGCCCTCTTCGGCCCGGACTACCAGTTCCGGGTCGGCGAGGCGGCCGTCATCCGGGAGGGCCGCGACGTAACCATCTTCGCCTGCGGGGTGATGGTCGCCGAGGCCCTCAAAGCCGCCGCCGGCCTGGCCGGCGAAGGCCTCGAAGCCGAAGTGGTAAACGTCAGCACGATCAAGCCCTTCGATGTCCGGACGGCCGTCGAATCGGTCAGGAAGACGGGGGCGGCCGTTTCCGCCGAAGAGCACTCGATCATCGGCGGGCTCGGCGGGGCGGTGGCCGAATGCCTGGCCGAGAACCTGCCCGCCCCGCTGGTGCGGGTCGGCCTGAAAGACACCTTCGGCGAGTCCGGCACGCCCGATGAACTGCTGGCGGCCTATGGCCTGACCGCTCCCGACATCGTCAAGGCGGCCAGGGAGGCCGTCGCCCGCAAGGCGCGGTAGGGCGCGGGGCCGCGGCGAGGCCGCGGGCTCCCGGCCGCCGTGGCCCAGGCGCCGGCATAGCCCCGTTCCCAGGCGGCATGCTATGGTCGAATCTCTACAAGGGAGGATCGACCTGTCATGCCCAACGTCACCCGCTGGGAACCCTTCCGCGACCTGGCCAGCTTCCGCGACGATATCAACCGGCTCTGGACCGAGACCCTCAGCCGGTGGCCGGAAGGTGGCTGGCGAGGGGGCTGGAACCCGGCCATCGACATGCACGAGACCGATGCGGACGTGGTGATCACGGCCGAAGTTCCGGGGGTCACCCGCGACCAGATCGAACTGTCGGTGACCACCGACAGCGTGACCATCGCCGGCCAGACCGAAGGCGCCCGGCAGGAAGCCGACAAGGAACGCCACTATCACCGGCAGGAGCGCTACTTCGGCCAGTTCTCACGGACGGTCCAGCTGCCGACATTGATCGACCCGGCCCGGGCGATGGCCACCTTCCACGACGGCCTGCTGACCATCACCCTGCCCAAGTCCGAGGAACACCGGCCGAAGAAGATCCCCATTCAGCCCCGGTGACCTAAGCACGAGAGACCCAGGAACCCAACGATTTGCGAGCGAAAGTCAACTAGACAATAATCCCTCCAAGCGAGCCGCTGGTCATCCGACCAGCGGCTATTTGTTACCGCTTGGCGAAGCTTTGACATAATTGACAAAACCCAGGAGGAAACCTGACAAAACCCGTCGAAGAGAGCCGTACAACCGCTAACCGCGCCGCTTCACATAAGCACATCAAGACATAATCCGCGACCGCTGGGCGGTTGCCCGACGCCACTGCTTCGGAGGGGTTACCAGGTTGATCCAGTTCATTGACGTAACGAAGGTCTACCCCAACGACATCGTCGCCCTCAAGGACATCAACCTCGGCGTCGAACGAGGCGATTTCGTGTTCATCGTCGGTCCCAGCGGGGCCGGCAAATCCACCCTCATCCGCCTGCTCTACCGGGAAGAGACGGCCAGCCGCGGCCAGGTCATCGTCCACGGCAAGAACGTCGCTCGGCTTCGCCGTTCCTCCGTCCCCCTGCTCCGCCGGACCATCGGGGTCATCTTTCAGGACTTCAAGCTCTTGGCCGACCGCAACGCCTTCGACAACGTGGCCTTCGCCCTGGAGGCCACCGAGGCGCCGCGACGCGAGATCCGCAAGCGCGTCCCG is from Bacillota bacterium and encodes:
- a CDS encoding WecB/TagA/CpsF family glycosyltransferase — translated: MTEGRDKARDRVDILGVFIDRVDLDGAAALVRGMVEEHRAARDVAGCDAAGREPGGRMIVTPNAEVIYSARQDPALAHILNRADLAVADGSGVVLASRILGRPLPERVAGYDLLLKLFTTGAEAGWRVFLFGTYPETVAEAARRLPGDYPGLIVAGFHDGYFGPADEAGIIEQIRGSRADLLVTALGAPKQERWLAAHLGETGVGVGIGVGGSLDVLAGRARRAPPTFRRLHVEWLYRLVREPKRARRILGSLPRFAWAVLAERGRPRSPARP
- a CDS encoding transketolase family protein translates to MKALVTLDSQAKKTATRDAYGEVLSELGRENPDVVVLDADLSKSTKTAVFGKAFPGRFFNMGIAEADLMATAAGLATVGKIPFASTFAVFATGRAFDQVRNSICYPRLNVKIGASHAGLTVGEDGGSHQSVEDIALMRVLPNMTVIVPADAAETKAAVRAAAALDGPVYLRFGRVGVPALFGPDYQFRVGEAAVIREGRDVTIFACGVMVAEALKAAAGLAGEGLEAEVVNVSTIKPFDVRTAVESVRKTGAAVSAEEHSIIGGLGGAVAECLAENLPAPLVRVGLKDTFGESGTPDELLAAYGLTAPDIVKAAREAVARKAR
- a CDS encoding Hsp20/alpha crystallin family protein codes for the protein MPNVTRWEPFRDLASFRDDINRLWTETLSRWPEGGWRGGWNPAIDMHETDADVVITAEVPGVTRDQIELSVTTDSVTIAGQTEGARQEADKERHYHRQERYFGQFSRTVQLPTLIDPARAMATFHDGLLTITLPKSEEHRPKKIPIQPR
- the ftsE gene encoding cell division ATP-binding protein FtsE yields the protein MIQFIDVTKVYPNDIVALKDINLGVERGDFVFIVGPSGAGKSTLIRLLYREETASRGQVIVHGKNVARLRRSSVPLLRRTIGVIFQDFKLLADRNAFDNVAFALEATEAPRREIRKRVPSVLELVGLRDRMKAFPHELSGGEQQRVAIARALVNGPSIIVADEPTGNLDPDTSWGIMNLLQAINRNGATVIMATHAKGIVNAMKRRVVAMEHGRIIRDQAQGVYAHEAN